Within the Synergistaceae bacterium genome, the region ACGCGACAAAATGCCGATCCCTATACCGGAGCCGGATATACGGGCCGCGTGATGGGCCATAAACGCCACATCGGCCGTGTGATAGACGCGAATAGCACGCACGTGGAGCCCTTCCTCCTCCGCCCCGGCAAAAACCTGACGCAACACCGCGGAGTGGGGGATTTTCACGATCGTTGTCTTGAACGTTGTGCCGAAAGCGGGAGTTACAGCAAGTACGATCTCTTTCGGGTCGGATCCGCGCGAGGCCGCTCCTTTTTCTTGGAGCAGGAGTCCAGCAGGCTCCTCAGCAACCGTGGAAGTGGCAACCGAAGAAGTGGCAACTGTAGAAGCGGAAACCGTGGACGATACTTCTCCCGCTCTGGCTCCCGCCTCCATTTCGGCCAGAACCTCTGTCACGATTTTTTCGAGCAGTTCAGGATTGATCTGCATAATTTCCACCCTTCCTAATACTTCCTATACGTCTTCGGCGCGAATGGCCCAGGGAATAGCCTTGATTTCCTCCCAGCGCTCGCTGGATATTTCGTAGCCAGTGCCGGGGCCCATGTAAGTGTTCGGATCGTTGACGGCGCTATAGACCGTGCCATCAGTCCCGACCCACGCGGATGTCTGGAGATAATCCCCGGCGACGCGCTGCCTCATCATGAGGATAATGGACTCGGCCACGTCGCGGAAACCGCGTTTCGCCAGAGCTTTCGCCACGTCCACGCCGGTAACGCCGTCGCTCATCAGACGTTCCGCCGCTTTGAGGTCCTCAGGAATGTTGCGATTGCCGATGTCATTGGAACCGTAAGCATAGGTGCACGCCTCGACTTCATCGTCAGTAATGGGGGGAAAGCCGAGTTCCGCGAACACGGCCTGCATGGCGCGCGCGGCCTTATTGCGGACCGCTATGACGTCCTCTTCTTTCACGGGCCGGAGGCCACCGTCTACCTTGAAGTCGCGCTGGAGCGCCAGGTAGTCGTCCATATCGGAAATGTCCCAGTTGGAGCCCGCGAACATGTTGTCGTAGTTCGGTACCGAGGAGTACCCGGAGAATATCCAATCCGTGCCAGGGAGGAACTGCGGCATTGTCCGCGCGGTTCTGCGCTGGTCGGAGTGGGAGAAAGTTTGGTCGTTGCCGCTGGCCACCTCCAGGTCGAGACACATGGTGATGAGGTTCTCCGCCGTCACGGCGCGAAGCCCGGAGGGAACCGCTGCGGGCACGCCGATGCAGGAGATGGAGCCGTTTTGAAGCCCTTGCACCCCAGCGCCCTTCGTGACCATGACGCAGAGGGCTTCCAGGTAGAGCATCGACTTGCCCTCGGCCGCGCCCATCTGAACCTCGGAGCCCGTGCCGGACGTGAAGCGCATCTTGAGGCCGCGGCTCGCGTAGGCGGAGGCCAGGAACGCCTTCGACCAGGGCGTGTCGTCTCCGTCCACGAAGACGCGCTCGGTGCCGTAGACCGAGACGGTTTCGGCGTAACTGGTCAGGCCGCGCATACCGACCTGTAGCTCGAACGCCTCTTCGAGGGCATCTTGCGACAGGGTACCGCGGCGTCCCACCTGCCCGCCCACCAGAAGGGCCAGCGCGTTGAAGGGCGCGTAACGAACAACACCCACCGTCGTCTCTATTTCTTTGAAGCCCCGATATGTGGCCTCGGCCGCGTCCGCCGCCAGCATGACCGGATGGTCTTTCGCACTGGTAACGTGGGCCTGGTTGGCGGGCGTCTGGCGGCAGCGCATTTTCTGCATCGCCATCATCATTTCGACCACGTTCATGCGGTCCATGACGCGGGCTATCTTAGCCGGGGTGAGAGCCGTGAACATGCGGATGCACTCTGGACGCGGGACGTTGATGTCCACGAGCATACGGGCGAGTTCTATCTCGCTCTTCGCCATAGCCTCTTTCGCGTTTTCGACGTTGATCGCGTAATCCGCCACGAATTGCTCTATCGTGGTAAATTCGACTCTGGACTTACCGTCCATTTCAACGATCTTGCCATTTTCTATTTTAAGAGAGGGTTGCGGGTCTTGGGGGCTACCCATCGCGTAAAGTCCCACCTCAATCCATTCCCCGATGAAGCCGTCGAGGTGGACCGGACGTTTTTCGAGCGCTTCGAATCTTTTGCTGCGTTTTGTGCCAGCCATTCTCAAGCCACCTTCCTCATTCTTCCTCGTTTTCAGAGGAACTTTGCCGGTCAAATGTAGGGAACTGTAGAGGGCTTCGGCTTGCCACCCAGGGAGTGGAGCAACTTCACGCCCACGTCGCGGGCCGTAAGAATAGCCTGCCGCACGGCTCCGGAATCCCCGCTCACCATGATGAAGGATTCGTTGGTATAGCAAGTGCCTTTCTGCGGCGAGCAGTAGCTGAACGCCTCAACCTCGGCCGCCTTAAGCGCCGTATCGCTGATGACAACGCCAATGCCGGCGGGCGCGCCCAGAATGAGCCCAAACGCGCGTCCCACGGGAGCGCCCAGGGCTTTATTGAGGCAGTAGCTCGCGCGGGCCGTGTACTGAAGCTCCAGATACCCAACTTCGTTGCCCCACACGTCGCCGAAGTACTTCGGGGTTTCTTTGAGGGCGACCTCGATGGCGCGTTTAGCGTCAGATACGTCCTCCGCGCCGAAGATAATGAGGGCTCCATGTCCGGCGCCGCCCTCGGTATCGCGGCACATTTCGGCGGAAATGATCTCGGTGTTCGTCGCTTTGATAGCTTCGTCGCAGGCCATGAGCTGGGGGCCAGCGCCGACGCGGTCGGAAATGATCCCTATTGAGCGATATTTATTGTCTATGCCCATCAATTCATGCAGACGCCCTTCGACATTCGCAATGACGAGTCCGATGGTATGTCCCATAGCCGTCCCGATGAACTCAGTGCAACTCGCGGGGACGCAACTTGGCTCAACACGACACTCTTCCACGACCGGCTTGCTCGTCTCGGCGGGAGTCTCCGCGAACCGCTTCATAACTTCATCCATTACTTTTTTGACTGTTTCTTGCTCCATCTCGACGCCTCCTCTGTTATAGCGCTTTGATAAAATAACAGTTGAACCATTAAGCCATTAAGCACTCTAAGCTCATAAAAGGACTGCTTTTCACTATCCTATACTTTAGGCGTTTTACTTTGATTCACAAAGAACTGCTTTGCACTATCCTAACTTTAGGCGTTTTACTTTGATTCACAAAGGACTGCTTTTCACTATCCTAACTTTAGGCGTTTTACTTTAATTCACTGTAGCTATCCGATTTTGGGAAGGATTTTTTCCGTGTCCGAATGTGGACGCGGAATAACGTGTACGGACACGATTTCCCCCACCTTTTTCGCGGCCGCCGCTCCGGCGTCTGTCGCGGCTTTCACCGCTCCCACGTCTCCACGCACCATGACCGTCACATAGCCGGACCCTATTTTCTCGTAACCGATTAGACCCACATTGGCGGCTTTGACCATCGCGTCCGCCGCTTCGATCGCGCCGACAAGCCCTTTTGTCTCTATTAAACCCAGAGCTTCACCGTTCATTTCCAAACGCACCTCCTAGAATATGATCAATTTTTTCACGCAACTCCGGTATCCCTTCTTCCGTTAGCGACGAGCAGAACATCACCTCCTTTGCTCCCGCCACTTCCAGGGCTCTTTTTGAACGCGCTTTCATGTCTTCCGTAGCCAGATCTATCTTCGTCACGACCCCCAGTACTTTGCCACGAATGGCGGTGTTAAATTTCGGCGGATAGCGGGGTGTCTGCGTCGGGTCGGCTAAAAAAAGCACGAGCCCGGCCTTGTTCGCGTTTTGCAAGAGCGACCTGTAAAGGTACAAGTGGTTCAGCAGTTCTCCTGGTGTGTCGATGAAATAGCTTCCGTGTACGACCATCTGCGTTTTCCGCACGTCGTCAATGTAACCAA harbors:
- the pduA gene encoding propanediol utilization microcompartment protein PduA, which gives rise to MNGEALGLIETKGLVGAIEAADAMVKAANVGLIGYEKIGSGYVTVMVRGDVGAVKAATDAGAAAAKKVGEIVSVHVIPRPHSDTEKILPKIG
- a CDS encoding propanediol/glycerol family dehydratase large subunit, whose translation is MAGTKRSKRFEALEKRPVHLDGFIGEWIEVGLYAMGSPQDPQPSLKIENGKIVEMDGKSRVEFTTIEQFVADYAINVENAKEAMAKSEIELARMLVDINVPRPECIRMFTALTPAKIARVMDRMNVVEMMMAMQKMRCRQTPANQAHVTSAKDHPVMLAADAAEATYRGFKEIETTVGVVRYAPFNALALLVGGQVGRRGTLSQDALEEAFELQVGMRGLTSYAETVSVYGTERVFVDGDDTPWSKAFLASAYASRGLKMRFTSGTGSEVQMGAAEGKSMLYLEALCVMVTKGAGVQGLQNGSISCIGVPAAVPSGLRAVTAENLITMCLDLEVASGNDQTFSHSDQRRTARTMPQFLPGTDWIFSGYSSVPNYDNMFAGSNWDISDMDDYLALQRDFKVDGGLRPVKEEDVIAVRNKAARAMQAVFAELGFPPITDDEVEACTYAYGSNDIGNRNIPEDLKAAERLMSDGVTGVDVAKALAKRGFRDVAESIILMMRQRVAGDYLQTSAWVGTDGTVYSAVNDPNTYMGPGTGYEISSERWEEIKAIPWAIRAEDV
- a CDS encoding propanediol/glycerol family dehydratase medium subunit encodes the protein MQINPELLEKIVTEVLAEMEAGARAGEVSSTVSASTVATSSVATSTVAEEPAGLLLQEKGAASRGSDPKEIVLAVTPAFGTTFKTTIVKIPHSAVLRQVFAGAEEEGLHVRAIRVYHTADVAFMAHHAARISGSGIGIGILSRGTAVIHQRDLNPLSNLELFPQSPVIDLPTFRAIGKNAAKYAKGETPTPVPTKNDPMARPRYQGLAALLHNKEAAFQERSKAPQELSVSFE
- the pduB gene encoding propanediol utilization microcompartment protein PduB; translation: MEQETVKKVMDEVMKRFAETPAETSKPVVEECRVEPSCVPASCTEFIGTAMGHTIGLVIANVEGRLHELMGIDNKYRSIGIISDRVGAGPQLMACDEAIKATNTEIISAEMCRDTEGGAGHGALIIFGAEDVSDAKRAIEVALKETPKYFGDVWGNEVGYLELQYTARASYCLNKALGAPVGRAFGLILGAPAGIGVVISDTALKAAEVEAFSYCSPQKGTCYTNESFIMVSGDSGAVRQAILTARDVGVKLLHSLGGKPKPSTVPYI